GCGCACTGCCGTCCACACTGATCAACCCGTCCGCGGTGGGCGCCGTGCCGGCCGTGCCTGGCTCGGCGATGACCGCTGAGTGGACCTGGTTCATGAAGCGCAGGGAACCGGCCTGGACGCCCATCACCGACTCAAGCTCTGCCCGGCGGCGCAGGACAGCCTGCGGATCATCCCCCACATGCAAAGCGAGGTTGCCCGCAGATGTGTTGGTGAAGCCCACCCACAGGTTGTCGCCAACCTGCCGGTGCCACCAAAACATCCGGGACAACCCCTCTGTCATGCTCAGCTGTTCTTACTCTGCTGGTCTTGCTCTGCTGTTCTGCCTATCCGGCGTCCTACTTCAGGAAGTCCGGCACGTCCAGGTCATCCGGGCGGCCGGTGGAAAGATCGGACTCCACCACTGCCGGAAGATCGATGTCAAAGCCTGCATCGGCGGGGACGTCACTGTGCTGGTGCGACCGCTGCGACCAGGCCGACAGGCCTGCGGACGCCGGAGCAGCAGCTGCGAAGCCGCCTGCGGCCGGTGCGGAGGACGGCGGGGTGGCCGGCTCTGCGGGCTTGTGCGAGACCGGCTGCGAGGTGACATCCACCTGGTCGAAGCCCGCTGCGATGACCGTGACGCGTGCTTCGTCGCCCAGGGCATCGTCAATGACGGCGCCGAAGATGATGTTGGCTTCGGGGTGGGCCACTTCCTGGACCAGGCGTGCGGCCTCGTTGATCTCGAACAGGCCGAGGTCGGAGCCGCCCTGGATGGAGAGCAGCACGCCGTGTGCGCCGTCGATCGAGGCTTCGAGCAGAGGTGAGGCTATTGCCAGTTCTGCAGCCTTGACCGCACGGTCCTCGCCGCGTGCCGAACCGATACCCATGAGCGCCGAACCGGCACCCTGCATCACGGACTTGACGTCCGCGAAGTCAAGGTTGATCAGACCCGGGGTGGTGATGAGGTCGGTGATGCCCTGGACACCGGAGAGCAGGACCTGGTCCGCGGAGCGGAAGGCATCCAGCATCGACACATTGCGGTCGCTGATGGAAAGCAGGCGGTCATTCGGGATGACGATAAGCGTGTCGACTTCGTCGCGCAGCGTATCGATGCCCGACTCGGCCTGGTTTGAGCGCCGGCGGCCTTCGAAGGTGAAGGGGCGGGTGACGACGCCGATGGTGAGGGCACCCAGGGAGCGGGCAATCCGGGCGACGACGGGAGCGCCGCCGGTACCCGTTCCGCCACCTTCGCCGGCGGTCACGAAGACCATGTCGGCGCCGCGGAGGACTTCCTCGATTTCTTCGGCGTGGTCCTCGGCGGCCTTGCGGCCCACCTCGGGATCAGCGCCGGCGCCCAGTCCGCGGGTGAGCTCGCGTCCGACGTCAAGCTTGACGTCGGCGTCGCTCATGAGCAGAGCCTGCGCATCCGTGTTGATGGCGATGAACTCCACGCCGCGGAGGCCTACATCGATCATCCGGTTTACGGCGTTCACGCCACCGCCGCCGATGCCGACGACCTTGATGACGGCCAAGTAATTCTGCGGTGCTGCCACGTCCTGTGTCCCTTGTTCGAATCTGTGCAACTTGATGTTTTCTGCAACTGCTTGTTTCTGCTGCAACTGCCTGCGTTCTGCAGCTGCGTGTGTCCTGCGAACCGGTCTGCCTTCAACCGGTTCCCGGCCGCCGACACCCCCGCGGTTTCCAGCGGAATCCCGGAGATTCCCGCTGGAGGCCAGGCCGAAAACCTTGAACCGACAAAACCCTAACCCTCAACTTGAGGGTTATAGTTATGTCAAGTAATCCATTACTTGAGACGCTATGGGGGTTCCGCTGCTTCCGCAAATACCGGCCCCGCGTGTCGGAGGATTCTTTCCCCGCAACCCTGTGATGTCATCCATGACGGCCCGTCGATATGCCTGTGGATATCCCCGGTGGATATGCCCGGTCACCGCGTGACCGGCCGGTCGGGAGTGCTCACATCATAGACCGCCACCGGAGGATCTGTTGGCTTCATTTTCAGGAGCGCCTCGAGTACCCGCGCCTTTGCCTCGTTGGCATCGGCACTCCCCCAGAATACCGTCTGCCCGCTGTTGAGCTTCAGTTCCACCGAGTCCACGGTCTGCGCGGAAGCGTTCTCCAACCGGGCAAGAACCTCGGGCGGCAGCGCCGCCAGAACGGCCGTAATGCTCGGGAAAACGTTGGCATTGACTGCCTCGCTCCCACCCGCAATCAGCGGAAGCGCTACTGCGGCGCGGTCCGCAGCCATGGCCAGGTGCCGGCCCTCCTCGTCGATGAGGACATGGGTCCCGCCTTCCTGAAGCACGGCAACCGGAACACGTTCGGTGATCGACACCACCAGGGTGGACGGCGGCTGGGCGGCCACCTCGATTCCGGCTATCTCCGGACGGTACTTCAGCAGGTTCTCCACATCCGCGTCCGAGATGGTGGGCAGGGTCTGCCCCTTCAACGGCTCCAATGCCGCTTCGGCCTGATCCCGCGGCAGCAGGGAGGTTCCCTCGACCACCACGGTCTTCAGTGCCAGTGCGGGCGAAAAGAAGAGCAGCACAAAAAACAGCACTGTGACCAACAACGCGGAGCCCACCGTAATCCAGGCAACCCTGCGCCTCCGCCGGCGCGGCGGCTCGGGAAATGCCAGGACAGTTCCAGCCGTGCCGCCCCGGCCACTCCCGGCGACGTCGGCTCCGGTGCTCTTGGCAGCGGCAGGCTTGGTGACTGCAGTCTTGCCCGCAGCCTTGCCAGCAGATTTAGCAGCAGCGGGCTTCGCAGCGGCAGCCTTCTTCGCAGACGTTCCAGCGGACTTGGTTCCCGCAGCAGCCCTGCCCGCCGACGCTCCCCCAGCCGCCTTCGCACCGGCTGCCTTGGACGCGGCATCCTTCTCCCCTGCGGCCTTGGTTCCGGCTGCCTTGGTTCCGGCGGCCTTCGTTCCGGCGGCCTTGGTTCCGGCCGCCTTGGTCCCGGCACCATCCGAACGTCCCGCCGGCTTTACGGCAGGCGTACCCGCGCTCCCGGCAGGCTGGTCTTCCGGATCCAGGGCACGGGTAGCCGTAATGATGTCCTCATCGCCGCTGGACCGCTTCCTACCGGCCATCGGAGGCTTTCCCGGCAGGGGTGGCCGTGCGGGCCGGTGCGGCGGCCAGGCGGGCAACCAGCTCGGCCCCCAGCGCCGTAACGTCGCCGGCACCTACCGTGAGGATGATGTCTCCGGCAGCGGCGCCGTCGGCTACGCGTGCCACGGCCTCACCGGGACTCCCGGCATAGCCGCCGGGGGTGTTCAGGCGGGACGTGATCAGTTCGCTGGTCACGCCTTCGATGGGGTCTTCCCGGGCCGGATAGATGTCCAGGACGGTGGCGGTATCCGCCAGATCCAGGGCAGCGGCAAACTCGGCCGCGAAGCTGCGCGTCCGGCTGAAGAGGTGCGGCTGGAACAAGACGTGCACCCGGTGTCCGCCGGCGACGGTGCGCGCGGCTTTCAGGGCTGCGTTCACCTCGGTGGGGTGGTGCGCGTAGTCGTCGAAGACCTGCACACCGCGGGCGGTCCCCCGGGATTCGAACCGCCGGGCGGCACCGGAGAAGGTGCCCAGTCCCGCCGCGGCGGTCTGCGGATCCACACCCAGTTCCAGGGCGACGGCAAAGGCGGCAGCGGCGTTGAGGATGTTGTGCGTGCCGGGTACCTGCAGGACAAGCTCGGCTTCGGCTCCGCGGCCGTCCACCGTGTAGTGCAGGATGCTGGCCGACCCCGCGCCGGCCGGCCGCGTATCCGATACGCGGACATCCGCACCGTCCGCGTAGCCGTAGGTGGCCACGCGCACTCCCGGAGAGCGTTCCACGAGGCTGACCGCACCGGCGTCGTCGGCGCAGGCAATGAGGAGACCGTCCGCCGGCAGCAGCGCAGCGAAGGCATCAAAGGAGGCGA
This window of the Arthrobacter sp. zg-Y919 genome carries:
- the ftsZ gene encoding cell division protein FtsZ encodes the protein MAAPQNYLAVIKVVGIGGGGVNAVNRMIDVGLRGVEFIAINTDAQALLMSDADVKLDVGRELTRGLGAGADPEVGRKAAEDHAEEIEEVLRGADMVFVTAGEGGGTGTGGAPVVARIARSLGALTIGVVTRPFTFEGRRRSNQAESGIDTLRDEVDTLIVIPNDRLLSISDRNVSMLDAFRSADQVLLSGVQGITDLITTPGLINLDFADVKSVMQGAGSALMGIGSARGEDRAVKAAELAIASPLLEASIDGAHGVLLSIQGGSDLGLFEINEAARLVQEVAHPEANIIFGAVIDDALGDEARVTVIAAGFDQVDVTSQPVSHKPAEPATPPSSAPAAGGFAAAAPASAGLSAWSQRSHQHSDVPADAGFDIDLPAVVESDLSTGRPDDLDVPDFLK
- a CDS encoding cell division protein FtsQ/DivIB, coding for MAGRKRSSGDEDIITATRALDPEDQPAGSAGTPAVKPAGRSDGAGTKAAGTKAAGTKAAGTKAAGTKAAGEKDAASKAAGAKAAGGASAGRAAAGTKSAGTSAKKAAAAKPAAAKSAGKAAGKTAVTKPAAAKSTGADVAGSGRGGTAGTVLAFPEPPRRRRRRVAWITVGSALLVTVLFFVLLFFSPALALKTVVVEGTSLLPRDQAEAALEPLKGQTLPTISDADVENLLKYRPEIAGIEVAAQPPSTLVVSITERVPVAVLQEGGTHVLIDEEGRHLAMAADRAAVALPLIAGGSEAVNANVFPSITAVLAALPPEVLARLENASAQTVDSVELKLNSGQTVFWGSADANEAKARVLEALLKMKPTDPPVAVYDVSTPDRPVTR
- the murC gene encoding UDP-N-acetylmuramate--L-alanine ligase, whose amino-acid sequence is MNRLNPGDLGQVHFIGLGGAGMSAVARVLLAQGIPVSGSDSKDSPGLRALEELGATVFVGHDAGHVADADTVVVSTAIREQNPELAEARSRGLRVIHRSVALSAAMGEQDLVAVAGTHGKTTTTAMVTVMLREAGLDPSFAIGGDVAALGVNAAHGTGQVFVAEADESDGSFLNYTPRISVVTNVEADHLDHYGTEEAVFASFDAFAALLPADGLLIACADDAGAVSLVERSPGVRVATYGYADGADVRVSDTRPAGAGSASILHYTVDGRGAEAELVLQVPGTHNILNAAAAFAVALELGVDPQTAAAGLGTFSGAARRFESRGTARGVQVFDDYAHHPTEVNAALKAARTVAGGHRVHVLFQPHLFSRTRSFAAEFAAALDLADTATVLDIYPAREDPIEGVTSELITSRLNTPGGYAGSPGEAVARVADGAAAGDIILTVGAGDVTALGAELVARLAAAPARTATPAGKASDGR